Proteins encoded within one genomic window of Armatimonadota bacterium:
- a CDS encoding sugar-binding protein, whose protein sequence is MLNTRRSVLLLLTFSLVFAVGVSVRAADRVTCYTAWDNAFFYVAAEIQDPDIEATNTTHMSNPWEDDAIEVFLETDANRAPNRSANTFQMSVSAGGGSSFVVGESGMPKPKTIYTFKYAKKVQGTINKPEDKDIGYVIELAMPWREMGGPPKAGQIMGFNIICRMRGENTGFVSFSPKVKTEEDVQVPANWGTIKLVDVPTVIAIQDGAVVCRKVVTRAPLIDGNLSPGEWNPNMSFQMIKPEPALLPPKQKYFVERLSFAPYYCNFQCASQRNTTTKNSEAMQLTDQPLYGVGPWFSGYRVQWHKEQCSEVRRAGIDIILPVYEGSEERSILFLIQALKELKAENRDYPLVALLLNAPIVGKQNAGKINPKAQEVLYGKIRDFFLRVPEEFRATVQLPPEKGACPANIVFFGQSLSNADLDTTAIEYCNKRFAEDFDGTRLIWIATNSLKSKLETADGYWAPYGGLGLKYDDTGWIDIACIGPGYDDSAVNGENSKIRSRMDGLAYRKDWDALIAKQPNWVVVDSWNGFHEGSEICPSRQYGVKYVGLTRINMLRFNGMRAYDAKFIKHNTPSVMLPGALYQINVTVRNAGTKPWYAGQGFFIACRWYKDGRLFADTGARLPIQTTVLAGQTLEKTVGIRAVDQEGKPLPEGDYELRWEMTGLRDTWFSAAGDTPLCVPVKVGTPPAPRFTVVSSTMPTFAKARSKYSVYLKLRNDGPNTWKAGTCNIGYRWFNPADESQPMLTIESAANITSDVEPGRTVEVMTSVETPAVSSLGGPSELVLKWDVFEEQNRLGSHGLGCASQLVYLDSDYGLRFVESTTPKEMTAGKPTKVSLTVENVGPNFYPAGQVSIGYRWYYLDGVEAIAESKLTPLNAELKPADKITLQATITPPLYDGNYLVVWDFVIDGKLWLSTIPATRGNDSIVIPVSVKKGKLEILNLDKLFDADVISFDTNRSDGDFDGNGSTFPAEVLPPDATPVSPADGLWPSEYFTVVTKPNEELKHRVSFKYPPKVDTLKNAVTCKGQRIKVKQGRYLALHLLAASSQDAEGMFSFEYAGGNNSQRLFFSAWNERPKHDEKSGIIALHKHSPDGDRPGEKCYLNHYAMPLDPSKELIAIHLPKSESIKVLAITLEHGE, encoded by the coding sequence ATGTTGAATACGCGACGGTCGGTACTGCTTTTGTTAACTTTCTCATTAGTATTTGCTGTTGGGGTTTCCGTAAGAGCAGCAGACCGCGTAACATGTTACACAGCATGGGATAACGCCTTCTTTTACGTAGCGGCTGAGATACAGGATCCGGATATTGAAGCGACTAACACCACCCACATGTCCAATCCCTGGGAAGACGATGCAATCGAAGTATTCCTAGAAACTGATGCCAACCGAGCACCCAACAGGTCTGCGAATACGTTTCAAATGTCTGTAAGTGCGGGCGGTGGTTCTAGTTTCGTAGTCGGCGAGTCTGGCATGCCAAAGCCAAAGACCATATATACATTTAAGTATGCAAAAAAGGTACAAGGTACCATTAACAAGCCTGAGGACAAAGACATAGGGTATGTTATCGAACTTGCAATGCCTTGGAGGGAGATGGGTGGTCCTCCAAAGGCTGGGCAAATTATGGGCTTTAATATTATCTGTCGAATGCGGGGCGAGAACACTGGGTTTGTGAGCTTTTCCCCCAAAGTCAAGACAGAAGAGGATGTACAAGTTCCGGCAAATTGGGGAACCATCAAGCTGGTAGATGTACCCACGGTGATTGCTATCCAAGATGGCGCTGTCGTCTGTAGAAAAGTGGTTACTCGAGCGCCATTGATTGATGGAAACTTAAGCCCAGGAGAATGGAATCCTAACATGAGTTTCCAGATGATAAAGCCTGAGCCCGCCCTTTTGCCACCAAAGCAAAAATACTTTGTCGAGAGGCTTTCGTTTGCACCTTATTATTGCAACTTCCAGTGTGCTTCCCAAAGGAACACCACGACAAAAAATAGCGAGGCAATGCAGTTAACCGACCAACCGCTTTATGGTGTTGGCCCATGGTTCTCTGGTTATCGGGTACAATGGCATAAAGAACAATGCTCAGAGGTTAGGCGAGCAGGAATAGACATAATACTTCCAGTATATGAAGGCTCAGAGGAACGTAGCATCCTGTTTCTTATTCAAGCTTTGAAGGAACTTAAAGCTGAAAATCGGGATTATCCGCTTGTCGCACTGCTATTAAACGCACCAATAGTTGGTAAACAAAACGCTGGTAAAATAAACCCCAAGGCTCAAGAAGTTTTATACGGTAAAATCAGGGATTTCTTTCTCCGCGTACCCGAAGAGTTTCGAGCAACGGTTCAACTACCACCAGAAAAAGGGGCCTGCCCTGCTAACATTGTTTTCTTTGGTCAATCCTTATCTAATGCTGACTTAGATACCACCGCAATCGAATATTGCAACAAGCGTTTTGCTGAAGATTTTGATGGAACTAGGCTTATATGGATAGCAACCAACAGCCTAAAGTCCAAATTAGAAACTGCTGATGGATACTGGGCACCCTACGGAGGTTTGGGTCTTAAATATGATGATACTGGGTGGATTGATATTGCATGCATTGGTCCAGGCTACGATGATTCTGCTGTTAACGGCGAAAACTCTAAAATTCGCTCAAGGATGGACGGTTTGGCTTATCGAAAAGATTGGGATGCATTGATTGCAAAACAGCCCAATTGGGTTGTTGTTGATAGTTGGAATGGCTTCCATGAAGGGAGCGAGATATGTCCTAGCCGACAATATGGCGTGAAATACGTTGGTCTCACTCGAATAAACATGCTTCGATTTAACGGCATGCGTGCGTATGATGCGAAGTTTATAAAGCATAATACCCCATCTGTTATGCTGCCGGGTGCTCTCTACCAAATAAACGTGACTGTTCGGAACGCGGGGACGAAGCCGTGGTATGCTGGACAAGGGTTTTTCATTGCTTGCAGGTGGTATAAGGACGGAAGACTTTTTGCGGATACAGGTGCGCGGTTGCCAATTCAAACAACGGTTCTCGCAGGCCAGACATTAGAAAAGACAGTGGGAATACGAGCTGTAGATCAAGAGGGCAAACCACTACCTGAGGGTGATTATGAGCTTAGGTGGGAGATGACAGGTCTGCGCGATACTTGGTTTTCAGCCGCGGGTGACACACCTCTATGCGTTCCTGTCAAGGTGGGAACGCCCCCTGCCCCACGATTTACTGTTGTGAGTTCAACAATGCCAACCTTTGCCAAGGCACGCAGTAAATATTCTGTTTATTTGAAGCTTCGAAATGATGGGCCAAATACATGGAAAGCAGGTACTTGCAATATTGGATACAGATGGTTTAATCCCGCAGATGAGTCTCAACCTATGTTGACAATAGAATCTGCGGCAAATATCACGTCGGATGTTGAGCCAGGCAGAACCGTAGAAGTAATGACATCCGTTGAAACGCCTGCGGTTAGTTCGCTGGGCGGACCTTCTGAGCTAGTCTTAAAATGGGACGTTTTCGAGGAGCAGAATCGACTAGGTTCTCATGGACTTGGGTGTGCTTCGCAACTGGTATACCTTGATTCTGATTATGGACTGCGTTTTGTCGAAAGCACTACGCCAAAGGAAATGACAGCTGGAAAGCCTACAAAAGTAAGCTTAACGGTTGAGAATGTTGGTCCCAATTTTTATCCTGCTGGCCAAGTTTCGATTGGCTATCGCTGGTATTACCTTGACGGTGTTGAAGCAATTGCGGAAAGCAAGCTGACTCCTCTAAATGCAGAGCTAAAACCTGCGGATAAGATTACTCTGCAAGCAACTATTACCCCGCCGCTGTATGATGGGAACTACTTGGTCGTTTGGGATTTTGTAATTGATGGCAAGCTTTGGTTATCCACTATTCCTGCAACAAGAGGGAACGACAGCATTGTTATACCAGTTTCGGTTAAAAAGGGCAAATTAGAAATTCTAAATCTTGATAAATTGTTTGACGCTGATGTCATCAGCTTCGATACCAACCGAAGTGATGGAGATTTTGACGGGAATGGTTCAACTTTCCCAGCGGAAGTGTTACCCCCTGATGCAACTCCAGTTTCTCCAGCGGATGGCCTGTGGCCATCGGAATATTTCACGGTTGTAACCAAGCCAAATGAAGAACTGAAACATCGCGTCTCGTTCAAATACCCTCCAAAAGTTGATACGTTGAAAAATGCTGTTACTTGTAAAGGGCAGAGAATTAAAGTGAAACAAGGCAGATATTTAGCGCTCCATCTTTTGGCGGCGTCATCGCAGGATGCAGAGGGAATGTTTAGCTTTGAGTATGCAGGAGGAAACAATAGCCAAAGATTATTTTTCTCGGCATGGAACGAAAGACCAAAACATGACGAAAAATCTGGTATAATTGCTCTTCACAAGCATTCACCGGATGGAGACAGACCCGGCGAAAAGTGCTATCTAAATCATTATGCCATGCCACTTGACCCATCGAAAGAACTGATAGCCATTCACCTTCCAAAATCAGAGAGCATAAAGGTCCTTGCAATTACACTGGAACATGGTGAATAA
- a CDS encoding putative metallopeptidase — MKEKQSKSFNFTEAMERLIRHISKVCPEFSHLDSERIIVATLQTRSPGLHGVYASVQPLRFKDGERMIKRRGRTYIMPEVRHDGKEILYIIYFALPRFLNLWFEEKLTTIFHELYHISPQFNGDLRRFPGRNYAHGHSRKKYNELLQPLIAEYISNAEAKEMTEFLRQNFQELEERYGKVVGTKIKPPRPSLA; from the coding sequence ATGAAAGAAAAGCAAAGTAAATCGTTCAACTTTACAGAAGCAATGGAGCGGCTGATAAGACATATTTCTAAGGTGTGTCCTGAATTCAGCCATCTAGATTCGGAACGCATAATCGTTGCGACTTTACAAACGCGCTCCCCTGGCTTGCATGGAGTGTATGCATCTGTTCAACCCTTGAGATTCAAAGATGGCGAGCGCATGATAAAACGGAGAGGACGGACCTACATCATGCCAGAGGTTCGACATGACGGAAAGGAAATACTTTACATTATTTATTTTGCGTTGCCTCGTTTCCTTAATCTGTGGTTTGAAGAAAAGCTGACAACCATATTCCACGAGCTCTACCATATTAGCCCGCAGTTTAACGGCGACTTACGTCGTTTCCCTGGAAGAAACTATGCACATGGACATTCGCGAAAGAAATATAATGAGCTTTTACAACCGTTAATTGCAGAATATATTTCCAATGCCGAAGCCAAAGAGATGACTGAATTTCTAAGGCAAAACTTTCAGGAGCTTGAAGAAAGATACGGCAAAGTTGTTGGAACAAAGATAAAGCCTCCTAGACCGTCGCTCGCTTAA
- a CDS encoding Lrp/AsnC family transcriptional regulator gives MKEILKILEQDARLGPEEIATMTGKSVEEVRQIIEKCEREGIIRRYKTVIDWEKVGEERVYAFIDVKVSPERGVGFDDIAERIYRFPEVHSVYLVSGTHDLRVVVGGQHMKEVAFFVAEKLATIDRVQSTSTHFLLKKYKEDGDIFAPPEEDHRLAVTP, from the coding sequence ATGAAAGAAATACTCAAAATCCTTGAGCAAGATGCCCGCCTCGGCCCCGAGGAAATTGCCACGATGACTGGCAAATCAGTTGAGGAAGTTCGGCAGATAATTGAAAAGTGCGAGAGGGAGGGCATAATTCGCCGGTATAAGACGGTAATTGATTGGGAAAAAGTTGGCGAGGAGCGAGTTTATGCCTTCATTGATGTGAAGGTTTCGCCTGAGCGAGGAGTAGGGTTTGACGATATTGCCGAGCGAATATATCGATTTCCTGAAGTTCATTCGGTTTATTTGGTCTCGGGAACTCACGACCTACGCGTTGTGGTTGGCGGCCAGCACATGAAGGAAGTTGCCTTCTTTGTGGCCGAGAAGCTTGCCACGATAGACCGAGTACAATCAACAAGCACGCATTTTCTTTTGAAGAAATACAAGGAAGATGGTGATATCTTTGCACCACCTGAAGAAGATCATCGCTTAGCGGTTACTCCCTGA
- a CDS encoding Gfo/Idh/MocA family oxidoreductase has product MSSRKVRIGIVGGRFGSTFQFHEHPNCTVEAVSDFNPDQRKVLMETYRCNKSYVTLEEVIKDKDVDAVAIFTPAPFHAHHSIAALKAGKHVFCAVPAVMNLEEAEELKETVEKTGLIYMMAETSYYHQSVISARKWYKEGKFGEIFYTEAEYYHPGLDVLFFENGQRTWRYGFPPMHYPTHCTSYLIGVTGERLTSVTCVGWGDDSQVLKDNAYNNPFWNETAFFKTDKGHAFRVAIYWNAPVRGCERGQWCGTKMSFYDPHPNGLGPVIVRFSEEDEKDGKEGVRKLPHLEQYEQEIWWKTDMLPEPLRHPSGHDGSHTFLTHEFIDALVNERTPAIDINEALAYTVPGIIAHKSALEGGRQLEIPQF; this is encoded by the coding sequence ATGTCAAGCAGGAAAGTGCGCATTGGAATTGTTGGCGGTAGATTTGGTTCCACCTTTCAGTTTCATGAACACCCGAATTGCACTGTGGAGGCTGTTAGCGATTTTAATCCAGACCAGCGAAAAGTTCTAATGGAAACGTATAGGTGCAACAAGTCATACGTTACCTTAGAAGAAGTAATTAAAGATAAAGATGTAGATGCTGTGGCGATATTTACGCCTGCTCCCTTTCATGCTCACCATTCAATTGCGGCGCTTAAGGCAGGTAAGCATGTATTTTGCGCTGTCCCTGCGGTTATGAATCTCGAAGAAGCTGAAGAACTAAAAGAAACTGTGGAGAAAACAGGCCTTATTTATATGATGGCAGAGACCAGCTACTATCACCAGTCTGTGATATCGGCTCGCAAATGGTACAAAGAAGGCAAGTTCGGCGAGATATTCTATACTGAAGCCGAGTACTATCACCCAGGCCTCGATGTGCTCTTTTTTGAGAATGGTCAGCGAACATGGAGATATGGCTTCCCACCCATGCACTATCCTACTCACTGTACATCGTATCTTATTGGTGTTACAGGTGAACGCCTTACCAGTGTAACTTGTGTCGGTTGGGGAGACGATTCGCAGGTTTTGAAAGACAACGCATATAATAACCCGTTTTGGAATGAGACTGCTTTCTTCAAGACTGACAAAGGGCATGCTTTTCGAGTGGCTATCTATTGGAACGCGCCAGTTCGTGGTTGCGAAAGAGGCCAGTGGTGTGGAACGAAGATGAGTTTTTATGACCCCCACCCCAATGGGCTTGGACCAGTAATTGTTCGTTTTTCAGAGGAAGACGAAAAGGATGGTAAAGAAGGCGTTCGGAAACTTCCTCATCTTGAACAATATGAACAAGAAATCTGGTGGAAGACGGATATGCTACCAGAACCACTGCGTCATCCAAGTGGTCACGATGGTTCACATACTTTTCTCACCCATGAGTTTATAGATGCTCTTGTAAACGAGCGCACGCCAGCGATTGATATTAACGAAGCGCTGGCATATACAGTTCCAGGCATAATTGCTCATAAGTCAGCACTGGAAGGTGGTAGGCAGTTGGAAATACCGCAATTTTAA
- a CDS encoding aminotransferase class I/II-fold pyridoxal phosphate-dependent enzyme, translating to MPDISAKMAAVPASGIRKFFDIVSQMDDVISLGVGEPDFVTPWRIREACIYALEKGYTTYTSNYGLIELRELVALNLQRCYGLTYNPQNQILITVGVSEAIDLALRAILNQGDEVIIPEPCFVAYKPCVIFANGKPVSIPTSAESGFAPTPKQIEEAITEKTKVIFISYPNNPTGAVMSREALQEIIDLANKYDLWVISDEIYDKLVYGVEHTCIPTLKGAYERTILLNGWSKAYAMTGWRIGFAAGTPEIIEAMMKIHQYIMMCAPITAQMAAIEALKNGETDTNDMIQQYDRRRRLIVEGLNKIGLKCFEPKGAFYVFPSIQNTGLSSEEFAERLLREEKVVVVPGNTFGACGEGYIRCSYATSLSNIQQALERMERFVKRLAGNS from the coding sequence ATGCCAGATATCTCTGCAAAAATGGCTGCGGTTCCTGCTTCGGGCATCCGAAAGTTTTTCGACATTGTCTCACAAATGGATGATGTCATTTCGTTAGGTGTTGGTGAGCCCGATTTCGTAACCCCTTGGCGTATCAGGGAAGCGTGCATTTATGCTTTGGAGAAAGGCTACACTACGTACACATCGAATTATGGCCTTATTGAACTCAGAGAACTAGTTGCGCTAAATCTCCAAAGATGTTATGGATTGACATATAATCCCCAAAATCAAATTCTCATTACAGTGGGTGTCAGCGAGGCGATTGATTTAGCCCTTCGCGCAATTCTTAACCAAGGCGACGAAGTTATTATCCCTGAGCCGTGCTTTGTAGCATACAAACCTTGTGTGATCTTTGCGAATGGCAAACCAGTTTCAATTCCAACAAGTGCGGAATCAGGGTTTGCTCCAACTCCTAAGCAGATTGAGGAAGCAATAACGGAAAAGACTAAGGTAATATTTATTAGTTATCCAAACAACCCAACAGGCGCTGTGATGTCTAGGGAAGCGCTTCAAGAAATAATCGATTTGGCAAATAAATATGATCTTTGGGTTATATCCGATGAAATCTACGATAAGCTGGTCTACGGCGTTGAGCACACTTGCATTCCAACTTTAAAAGGAGCATACGAGCGCACAATTTTGCTGAATGGGTGGTCGAAAGCATACGCAATGACGGGTTGGCGAATTGGATTCGCTGCTGGTACTCCGGAAATTATCGAAGCAATGATGAAGATTCACCAGTATATAATGATGTGTGCGCCAATTACCGCTCAGATGGCCGCCATAGAAGCACTAAAGAATGGAGAGACGGACACAAATGATATGATACAGCAATATGATCGACGGCGGCGGCTAATAGTTGAGGGCCTGAATAAGATAGGACTGAAATGTTTCGAACCAAAGGGTGCATTTTATGTTTTCCCCTCGATTCAAAACACTGGCCTAAGTTCGGAGGAGTTCGCCGAACGATTGCTTCGGGAGGAAAAAGTTGTAGTTGTTCCTGGTAATACCTTTGGAGCATGTGGCGAAGGTTATATTCGTTGTTCCTACGCGACAAGCCTTTCAAATATTCAGCAGGCTCTTGAACGAATGGAGCGGTTTGTTAAGAGACTTGCTGGAAATTCATAG